In Actinomycetota bacterium, the following proteins share a genomic window:
- a CDS encoding lipopolysaccharide assembly protein LapA domain-containing protein: MTVQPGGPQPAGQQPDGRKLSGGAIASLTGVGVLLIFIIQNTDRVRFQFLFWTFTWPLWWYTIMTALFGALVWFGLGVMRRHRRRVERRAARY; this comes from the coding sequence ATGACAGTTCAACCGGGTGGGCCACAGCCGGCCGGGCAACAGCCGGACGGGCGCAAACTGAGTGGCGGGGCGATCGCTTCGCTGACTGGCGTCGGGGTGCTGCTGATCTTCATCATCCAGAACACCGACAGGGTCAGATTCCAGTTCCTGTTCTGGACCTTCACTTGGCCGCTGTGGTGGTACACCATCATGACGGCGCTCTTCGGGGCGCTGGTGTGGTTCGGGTTGGGCGTGATGCGTCGTCACCGGCGCCGCGTGGAACGCCGCGCAGCCCGCTACTAA
- a CDS encoding sulfite oxidase, whose translation MTLADDLKQARAALTMIHGDPFNAEAPPEALKGDITPTDLHYVRSNFPVPAHDGTVEVGGAVEHPRTLTLDDLRAMPPVERVVTMECAGNGRLAMRPLPAGEPWGDYAVSTARWTGALLHQVLEQAKPAAEGVEVRFTGADHGSYLLHPVLKNIDASDLTFVRSLTLAHATDSEAEILIAYEMNGEPLNPDHGAPFRLIVPHWYGVASVKWLKHIDVLTEPYVGEFETGHYMYQWADRPPERVTLMRVRARITDPARGATIPAGTYTVRGKAWSGTGPITTVDVSLTGEGDWHPAQVEPPKGPYQWQDWSFAWGATERGRHSLRARATDAAGNVQPEVPPWNRLGYGNNAIEVSYVDVR comes from the coding sequence ATGACCTTGGCAGACGACCTGAAGCAGGCGCGGGCGGCGCTCACGATGATCCACGGCGATCCCTTCAACGCCGAAGCCCCGCCGGAGGCCCTGAAAGGCGACATCACCCCGACGGACCTCCATTACGTCCGCAGCAACTTCCCGGTACCGGCCCACGACGGAACCGTTGAGGTCGGCGGCGCGGTCGAGCACCCAAGGACCCTGACGCTCGACGACCTGCGCGCCATGCCCCCGGTGGAGCGGGTCGTCACGATGGAATGCGCCGGGAACGGGCGCCTGGCGATGCGACCGCTGCCGGCCGGCGAACCATGGGGTGACTACGCCGTCTCCACCGCTCGCTGGACCGGTGCCCTGCTGCACCAGGTGCTAGAGCAGGCCAAACCGGCCGCAGAGGGCGTGGAGGTCCGCTTCACCGGCGCCGACCACGGCTCCTACCTGCTCCACCCGGTCCTTAAGAACATTGACGCGTCCGACTTGACCTTCGTGCGGTCCCTGACCCTCGCCCACGCCACCGACTCGGAAGCCGAGATCCTGATCGCGTACGAGATGAACGGCGAGCCGCTCAACCCCGACCACGGCGCGCCCTTCCGGCTCATCGTGCCCCACTGGTACGGCGTCGCCTCGGTGAAATGGCTGAAGCACATCGACGTCCTGACCGAGCCGTACGTCGGCGAGTTCGAGACCGGCCACTACATGTACCAGTGGGCCGATCGTCCGCCTGAGCGCGTCACCCTCATGCGCGTGCGCGCACGGATCACCGATCCCGCTCGCGGCGCCACCATCCCCGCTGGCACCTACACCGTGCGCGGAAAGGCCTGGTCGGGCACCGGACCGATCACAACCGTCGACGTCAGCCTCACCGGCGAAGGCGACTGGCACCCGGCGCAAGTCGAACCCCCAAAGGGTCCGTACCAATGGCAGGACTGGTCATTCGCATGGGGGGCGACCGAGCGCGGCCGCCACAGCCTCCGCGCCCGCGCGACCGACGCAGCCGGCAACGTGCAACCCGAGGTTCCACCCTGGAACCGTCTCGGCTACGGCAACAACGCCATCGAGGTCTCCTACGTCGACGTGCGCTGA